A genomic stretch from Candidatus Lernaella stagnicola includes:
- a CDS encoding glycosyltransferase, which translates to MRVAVLGHTYVVDANRGKWRRLAARGHEVILFSPHQWRETDFGLRTFEVATDIEAHTFACPGHGHVRRYGYPFRSLLAAVRGRRVDVLVAETEPGGVASWQAALLAVSLGLSLLPFAWENLPLTGRSAWAARPVYTATRRLLVGSQGAAQTAWRAGYGGPVTVVPQVGVPVPSASRPAAEKGGTKTALFLARLDRKKGADLLLDALPHVAGWRAVIVGDGDERDNLQRQVESLGLAERVRFVGAVPHRDVPSWLAQADALVLPSRSVPGWVEQFGHVLAWAMSAGVPVVAARCGAIPEVVGEAGLLVPENDPRAIAATLAQLSDDHLAQRLRDAGRERAHEKYTDDAVARRLEKALVMALERDDGDVLD; encoded by the coding sequence ATGCGCGTGGCGGTGCTCGGCCATACCTACGTCGTGGACGCCAATCGCGGCAAATGGCGACGGCTGGCGGCGCGAGGTCACGAAGTGATTTTGTTTTCGCCGCACCAATGGCGGGAAACCGATTTCGGCCTGCGCACCTTCGAGGTGGCGACGGACATCGAAGCCCACACCTTCGCCTGCCCGGGTCACGGCCACGTTCGACGGTACGGGTACCCTTTTCGCTCGCTGCTTGCCGCGGTGCGAGGCCGACGGGTCGACGTGCTCGTGGCCGAAACCGAACCGGGTGGTGTCGCCTCATGGCAGGCGGCGCTTCTGGCGGTGAGTCTCGGGCTGTCGCTGCTGCCTTTCGCGTGGGAGAACCTACCGCTTACCGGGCGCTCCGCATGGGCGGCCCGGCCGGTGTATACGGCGACCCGCCGCTTGCTCGTCGGTTCACAAGGTGCGGCGCAAACCGCCTGGCGGGCCGGTTACGGCGGGCCGGTCACCGTGGTGCCGCAAGTGGGCGTGCCTGTCCCGAGCGCCTCCCGCCCGGCAGCCGAAAAGGGCGGCACAAAAACGGCTCTGTTCCTGGCGCGGCTCGATCGTAAAAAAGGGGCCGACCTGCTGCTGGACGCCCTGCCCCATGTCGCGGGCTGGCGCGCGGTGATTGTCGGCGACGGCGACGAGCGCGATAATCTGCAGCGGCAGGTCGAATCGTTGGGTTTGGCCGAACGTGTTAGGTTTGTCGGCGCGGTGCCGCATCGAGACGTGCCTTCGTGGTTGGCGCAAGCCGACGCTCTGGTGTTGCCGAGCCGGTCGGTTCCGGGGTGGGTTGAGCAGTTCGGCCACGTGCTGGCATGGGCGATGTCGGCCGGGGTGCCGGTCGTCGCCGCGCGCTGCGGAGCGATCCCCGAAGTCGTCGGCGAGGCCGGGCTGTTGGTTCCGGAAAACGACCCGCGGGCCATTGCCGCTACGCTTGCGCAACTCAGCGATGACCACTTGGCGCAGCGCCTACGCGACGCCGGTCGTGAGCGCGCGCATGAAAAATATACGGACGACGCCGTGGCGCGTCGGCTGGAGAAGGCGCTGGTCATGGCGTTGGAGCGAGACGATGGCGATGTCCTCGACTGA